The Flavobacterium sp. 1 genome contains the following window.
TGAATGGTTTTACAGATGAGCAATTATTGGATATCCGAAGAGGAAAAGCTACTGATCCAAAATTGAATGCATTGGTTCAATTGGCCGCAGAAATTACTAAAACTAGAGGAAACGCTAATTCTGATTTAGTTGATGCTTTTTTTGTTCAAGGTTATACTAATGAAAATCTAATTGATTTGATGCTTTTAATAAGTGATAAAACTGCAATGAACTATTTGCATAATTTAACACAAGTGCCAGTTGATTTTCCTTTGGCACCAGCTTTATAATTGTAATTTGTGTTCAAAAAGGTTAGATCAAGATGATAAAGAAACATTAATCAAAAGCCCCAAAAAAATAAATTTTGGGGCTTTTGTGTGTTTTAATTATTGGTAGAGTTTGACTCTACCGACATTAAATTGAGATAGTAGCATTAAAATGGTAATTTTACTGAATTAGAAATTAGTTAACTCTAATCGTGACAATTCTATTTGCAGGGAAAATTGTCCATCATCTTACGGTTTTTATCCATTTTATTTTTGAGTTTCATATCGCAACTTTGTACCGAATTAAAACAATACAACTATGACAACGGAAAATAATCTTAGCTCCATTACAAATTTAGAATACAAAGCCTACTTTCAAAAAGGAATAAATTACAATGAATACAAGGAACACATGGCAGATGATTTGGCTGCTAATTCTGATGTCAAAATAAAAGAATACATTAGCATGAATCAGCATCGTATGCATCGTGTGGAAAAAACATATGTTGTTTCAAATAAATTAATGAAAGAAGTACAACTTTTAAAAAACAAGACCTATTGGTTGGTTTTAACTGAACATTGGTGTGGTGATGCTTCGCAGATATTACCAGCATTGCATAAAATAGAGGCAGAGAGCGAAGGGAAAATTGAAATGAAATTAGTTTATAGAGATCAGAATTTGGAATTAATGGATCAGTATTTAACCAATAACGGTCGGTCAATTCCAAAATTAATTCAATTGGATTCTAATTATAATGTAACTGGTATTTGGGGGCCAAGACCGGAATTTGCGCAAAATTTAGTTAAGGTGTTAAAGTCCGATCCAACAACGGCAGACACCTACGCAAATCAGCTTCATTTGTGGTATGCAAAAGACAGACAGAAATCTTTAGAAATTGAAATATCGGAACTTTTAGCGCAATCTGCTTTATTGCAAATAGGCGCTTTATCTTAATTTAAAATTTTAATTATCATGGAACAAAGACATCCACTTCCTCCATTTAATATGGAAACTGCTTTGCAAAAAGTACAATTGGCCGAAGATGCTTGGAATAGCAAAGACCCGGAGCGAATCGCTTTGGCATACACTGTAGATACCGAATGGCGCAACAGAACCGAATTTATTAACGGGCGTGAAGCTGTTAAAGAATTTTTAAAAGGGAAATGGGGAAAAGAACTCGACTATAAACTCAAAAAAGAATTGTGGGGTTTTCGTGAAAACCGAATGGCGGTTCGTTTTGAATATGAATATCGAAATGCGGCTGGACAATGGTTTCGCGCTTACGGAAATGAAAATTGGGAGTTTGATGAAAATGGTTTGATGCGCAAGCGTTTTGCCAGTATCAATGATTTGCCAATAGACGAAAAAGACAGAAAATTTAAATAATTTCTCATGGCTAAAAATTTTGCAGAAATAGCATTTTCGAATGCTGTCAAAGCACTACAAGAAAAGCATGGTAGTCGAAAAGGGTATGAACGAATGGAAAAATTCAATATCATTGACGGTTTATCCGAAAATGAAATGGGTTTTATAAGCAATCGGGATAATTTCTATTTGGCATCCATTGGCGAAAAAAACTTTCCGTACATTCAGCATCGAGGCGGTCCCAAAGGTTTTGTGAAAGTCTTAGATACAAACACTATTGGTTTTATCGATTTTTCAGGAAACAAACAGTACATATCTGTTGGGAATTTTGCGACCAACAATAATGTAGCGCTAATTATGATGGATTATCCGGGAAGAGCGAGACTGAAAATTTTTGCCAAAGCCGAAATTATTGAACTCAAGGACAATCCAGAATTACTGTCTAAACTCGATTTAGATGAGTATCAGTTTCGTTCAGAACGGATGATGCTTTTTCATATTGAAGCTTTTGACTGGAATTGTCCTCAGCACATCACACAACGTTTTACTGAGGAAGAAATACAAATAGCTTTTGAACCGCAGCTTCAATACATTTCAAAGTTAGAAAAAGAAATAGAAAATCTTAAAAACAGACTAAAAGAATCTGGTTTAAACTAAATTTGTTTATAAAAATAGCATAGTATGATAGATCAATCCACGTTTACTTTAGTCAATCCACAAAACGGAAATTTGGCTTTCAAACTTTTTTCTTTTGAAAGCATTTCTTGTTTTGATCATATTCAACGATTGAATTACTATTCCCTAATTTGGATTCAAAAAGGAAAAGGTAAAGTAAAAGTAGATTTTTCAGAATATGATTTTTCAGAAAATCAATTACTGGCTTTTGCACCCTATCAGCCTTTTATGT
Protein-coding sequences here:
- a CDS encoding carboxymuconolactone decarboxylase family protein, which gives rise to MTTTTFSVPTRSEVSENNQVIFDNLQKALGFVPNLYATIGYSKNGLERFLAYQNAKTTLSNKEKEAVNLIVSQVNNCTYCQSAHTVIGKMNGFTDEQLLDIRRGKATDPKLNALVQLAAEITKTRGNANSDLVDAFFVQGYTNENLIDLMLLISDKTAMNYLHNLTQVPVDFPLAPAL
- a CDS encoding thioredoxin family protein, whose translation is MTTENNLSSITNLEYKAYFQKGINYNEYKEHMADDLAANSDVKIKEYISMNQHRMHRVEKTYVVSNKLMKEVQLLKNKTYWLVLTEHWCGDASQILPALHKIEAESEGKIEMKLVYRDQNLELMDQYLTNNGRSIPKLIQLDSNYNVTGIWGPRPEFAQNLVKVLKSDPTTADTYANQLHLWYAKDRQKSLEIEISELLAQSALLQIGALS
- a CDS encoding nuclear transport factor 2 family protein, yielding MEQRHPLPPFNMETALQKVQLAEDAWNSKDPERIALAYTVDTEWRNRTEFINGREAVKEFLKGKWGKELDYKLKKELWGFRENRMAVRFEYEYRNAAGQWFRAYGNENWEFDENGLMRKRFASINDLPIDEKDRKFK
- a CDS encoding pyridoxamine 5'-phosphate oxidase family protein gives rise to the protein MAKNFAEIAFSNAVKALQEKHGSRKGYERMEKFNIIDGLSENEMGFISNRDNFYLASIGEKNFPYIQHRGGPKGFVKVLDTNTIGFIDFSGNKQYISVGNFATNNNVALIMMDYPGRARLKIFAKAEIIELKDNPELLSKLDLDEYQFRSERMMLFHIEAFDWNCPQHITQRFTEEEIQIAFEPQLQYISKLEKEIENLKNRLKESGLN